One window from the genome of Breoghania sp. L-A4 encodes:
- a CDS encoding AAA family ATPase has translation MRFKRLDLDRYGRFTGHSIDFGDVRKAGDFHLVYGPNEAGKSTLRDACIDFLFGFPHQTKYNFLHANPVLQIGAVISLGGVEHACRRIKRDSASLLGAGGEGVDETLFRAVLGDVSRAGYEQMFSLDEDSLVQGGDAILESEGDLGTLLFAAASGLSGLSGGLEAIRAEADGFFKKSGRVHRLKSARDELKALQETIRERDVQAGAFETLRGEEAARSAHYTEARELRDRNTARLDRLKTLLDALRPWRELQEREMALAEVADAPDAPDGWLAELETLAVTEAATRSGLRECGDAVTRATEVLEAIVVDEPALAIARAVKRLSEDDLEARYRTSQDIENRRRELRHIERDIADLCARLGRPDIEDPKSLVLPAATRGRIQELIEQRSGLLAREETAREEAGAARARRAAAAQALEEINETDEPADLADFTRRIGDLREDLDDRTRAARESRCHELEADLGAALAALAPWRGAPAELADLAVPDAGQLQQLQESGAALREDRAALAGDIERLLDEKAAHEAEIAALSRASDGIDDAAAREARGVRDRAWAGLRADLAADPVPERGRLETVADAVEAGIAECDRIQDRRLGLVSELTDLRRAGVALARCEAALGRAREKQAAAAQRFKAHEDAAGDLLKGLGLPPATPLASLDVWLERRLTALARIEGLERARGELAVVDGQRETAKVMLIGAMEAAGLAMNGRASETLDVRAALERCDAAIAAWTARRQARAEAQAALKEAAREAEARDKRHEAAEAARAAWEAAWQEVIASTWIGAASPAEVRELAGLLDTVSGKLVEADALRLRVEAMGEDRKAYTAEVTRLAEALGGRVEGDTPLDIADTLRRRVSQAEEAARLRRDRIGELEAAEARLAKARHAARAVAARIAEMTRIIPAQDLDGLRTALKRSEEKHRLQRDIARLETQLVAMLDAVDAATMRATLAECLPTEESIAALRAELGGLQGAREAEEAHVAALYHEWKTAETALKAIAGDGEVARLEEQRRVLLLDIEHEAHAYMRLSAGALLVEEALRSYRETHRSTMMRRASDAFVKMTRGGFTGLFSAQGKKGEVLVGMRSDGSTIVAPEMSRGTQFQLYLALRIAGHADFTEKREALPFFADDILEPFDDDRSAETFALLSEMSRRGQVVYLTHHRHLCDLARDVCGEDGVTLHELPGRGA, from the coding sequence GCGGTGCTGGGCGATGTGAGCCGCGCGGGTTATGAGCAGATGTTCTCGCTGGACGAGGATTCGCTGGTTCAGGGCGGGGACGCGATCCTGGAGAGCGAGGGCGATCTCGGCACCTTGCTGTTCGCCGCCGCCTCCGGCCTGTCGGGGCTGAGCGGCGGGCTCGAGGCGATCCGCGCGGAGGCGGACGGGTTTTTCAAGAAGTCCGGCCGGGTCCACCGGCTGAAGAGCGCCCGCGACGAACTCAAGGCGCTGCAGGAGACGATCCGCGAACGCGACGTGCAGGCGGGCGCCTTCGAGACGCTGCGCGGCGAGGAGGCGGCCAGGAGCGCGCATTACACTGAGGCCAGGGAGCTGCGCGACCGCAATACGGCGCGGCTCGACCGGCTCAAGACGCTGCTCGACGCGCTGCGCCCCTGGCGGGAATTGCAGGAGCGTGAAATGGCGCTGGCGGAGGTGGCGGACGCGCCCGATGCGCCCGACGGCTGGCTGGCGGAACTGGAAACGCTCGCGGTGACGGAGGCCGCGACCCGCTCGGGCTTGCGTGAATGCGGCGATGCGGTGACACGAGCCACAGAGGTCCTGGAAGCCATCGTTGTCGACGAGCCGGCGCTGGCCATTGCAAGGGCCGTCAAGCGGCTGAGTGAGGATGATCTTGAGGCGCGCTACCGCACCTCGCAGGACATCGAGAACCGTCGGCGCGAATTGCGCCACATCGAGCGCGACATCGCGGATTTGTGCGCGCGGCTCGGCCGTCCCGACATCGAGGATCCGAAAAGTCTCGTCCTGCCGGCAGCCACGCGGGGGCGCATTCAGGAACTGATCGAACAGCGCTCCGGTTTGCTTGCCCGTGAGGAGACGGCCCGTGAGGAGGCCGGGGCCGCGCGAGCGCGGCGTGCGGCGGCGGCCCAGGCGTTGGAAGAGATCAATGAGACCGATGAGCCTGCGGATCTTGCCGACTTCACGCGCCGGATCGGGGATCTTCGTGAGGACCTTGACGACCGCACGCGGGCGGCGCGGGAAAGCCGGTGTCATGAGCTGGAAGCCGATCTTGGCGCCGCGCTCGCCGCCCTGGCGCCGTGGCGCGGGGCGCCCGCGGAGCTGGCGGATCTGGCTGTGCCGGATGCCGGACAGTTGCAGCAGCTGCAGGAGAGCGGGGCGGCGCTGCGCGAGGATCGGGCGGCTCTGGCCGGTGACATCGAGCGCCTTCTGGATGAAAAGGCCGCCCATGAGGCCGAGATCGCGGCCCTGTCCAGGGCGTCGGACGGGATCGACGATGCGGCGGCGCGTGAGGCGCGCGGCGTGCGCGATCGCGCGTGGGCGGGCTTGCGCGCCGATCTTGCCGCTGACCCGGTGCCGGAGCGTGGACGTCTTGAGACGGTCGCGGATGCGGTTGAAGCCGGCATCGCGGAGTGCGACCGCATCCAGGATCGGCGTCTGGGGCTCGTTTCGGAACTCACGGATTTGCGCCGCGCGGGCGTCGCTCTCGCTCGCTGCGAGGCCGCGCTCGGCCGGGCGCGGGAAAAGCAAGCGGCCGCAGCGCAGCGTTTCAAGGCGCATGAGGATGCCGCCGGTGATCTTCTGAAAGGTTTGGGGTTGCCGCCGGCCACGCCGCTGGCCTCCCTCGATGTGTGGCTGGAGCGACGGCTCACGGCGCTTGCCCGGATTGAGGGGCTCGAGCGCGCGCGGGGCGAGCTTGCGGTGGTCGACGGTCAGCGCGAGACCGCCAAGGTCATGCTCATCGGGGCGATGGAGGCGGCGGGCCTCGCCATGAACGGACGGGCGTCCGAGACCCTTGATGTGCGCGCGGCGCTCGAGCGCTGCGACGCGGCGATCGCGGCGTGGACCGCGCGGCGGCAGGCGCGCGCCGAGGCGCAAGCCGCCCTCAAGGAGGCCGCGAGAGAGGCGGAGGCGCGCGACAAGCGTCATGAGGCGGCCGAGGCGGCCCGCGCCGCCTGGGAGGCGGCATGGCAAGAGGTCATTGCGTCAACCTGGATCGGCGCCGCGTCGCCGGCCGAGGTCAGGGAGCTCGCCGGACTTCTGGACACCGTGTCGGGCAAGCTGGTCGAGGCCGACGCGTTGCGGCTGCGCGTCGAGGCCATGGGCGAGGACCGCAAGGCGTATACGGCGGAAGTGACCAGGCTCGCCGAAGCCCTTGGAGGACGCGTGGAGGGCGACACGCCGCTCGACATCGCGGATACGCTGCGGCGGCGTGTTTCACAGGCCGAGGAGGCCGCGCGCCTGCGAAGGGACCGCATTGGTGAACTGGAGGCGGCGGAGGCGCGGCTGGCCAAGGCGCGTCACGCGGCGCGGGCCGTCGCGGCCCGGATCGCGGAGATGACACGCATCATCCCGGCTCAGGATCTCGATGGTTTGCGCACCGCGCTGAAGCGCTCGGAGGAAAAGCATCGCCTGCAGCGGGATATCGCGCGGCTGGAAACCCAGCTTGTCGCAATGCTGGATGCTGTCGACGCCGCCACCATGCGCGCGACTCTCGCCGAGTGTCTGCCGACAGAGGAGAGCATCGCGGCGTTGCGCGCGGAACTGGGCGGGCTGCAGGGCGCGCGCGAGGCCGAGGAAGCGCATGTCGCGGCGCTCTATCACGAGTGGAAGACGGCCGAGACCGCGCTCAAGGCCATCGCCGGGGACGGCGAGGTGGCCCGGCTGGAGGAGCAGCGCCGGGTGCTGCTGCTCGACATCGAGCATGAGGCTCATGCCTATATGCGCCTGTCGGCGGGCGCGTTGCTGGTCGAGGAGGCACTGCGCTCCTACCGCGAAACCCATCGCAGCACCATGATGCGGCGCGCGTCCGACGCCTTCGTCAAGATGACGCGCGGCGGCTTCACCGGCCTTTTCTCGGCTCAGGGCAAGAAGGGCGAGGTGCTGGTCGGCATGCGCAGCGACGGCTCGACGATCGTCGCGCCGGAGATGTCGCGCGGCACCCAGTTCCAGCTGTATCTGGCGCTGCGCATTGCCGGGCACGCGGATTTCACGGAAAAGCGCGAGGCGCTGCCGTTCTTCGCCGACGACATTCTCGAGCCCTTCGACGACGACCGCTCGGCGGAGACCTTCGCGCTGCTGTCGGAGATGTCGAGGCGCGGCCAGGTGGTCTATCTGACCCATCACCGCCACCTGTGCGATCTCGCCCGCGACGTCTGCGGCGAGGACGGCGTGACCCTGCACGAGCTTCCCGGCCGCGGCGCGTAG